AAAGTGATGTTATTTGCATTAATGACACTTCCATTAATAATGTCTGCAGTAGGTAATTTTACATTTTGGCCACTTAAAAAATGATTGGATGATTTTTTATAAAACCTTTGAAGATATGATATAATTAAATCAGGAATGACTTTAACATTGAGTGGTGATTATAATTGCAATCTAAGAAATTAAAATCTCATTTGAAGTTTTCGATACTTAATTTAAATGTTTTAATATTTTGGACCATATACATGGTCCTTATTTTTATTGAATGGAAAAATAGAAATCTTGATTTTTCAAATTTGAACTTTTTAATTTTAATCTTATTTTTTGTTTTATTTGAGGCAATAGGTATTAATTTTCAGTCTTTCGTTTCCAAAAAATTTGGTAATTCAGAAAGAACAGGATTATTTTTTAGCACAGGTGTAATAATAAGCGTATTATCAGCTGCAATTTTAAGTCCAGGTCTTGCCGCTCTTATTCCTTTAATAGGTTATATTTTTTTAAGGATAAATGTTATTTTTAGTAAAAACTATTTTTATTTTTTGTTTAATACTTCTTCTTTAGGAATAGCAACTTATGTTACGTCTAAATTTTTACATTTTTCATTTGATTTTTTTGGAAATAATTTGTATTTTGGAATACTGTTTATAACGTTTGGTTCAATCATTTATTTCACATTAAACGTGTCATTTTCAATAATATTTTTATTTTCTATTTATGAAACGACCTCTAAGGAATTAGTTGATATTGTAATAGGTGAGGGGAAATTCCTCAATGCTTTTTCAACATCTATTAATACGTTAATAATTTATGTTTTATATAATTATATGGGAATTTTTGCAATCCCTATTTCCTTGTTTACGTTAATAACTATTCAACTTAGTAACTATTATGCAAATAAATATAGAAACGCTAAAATAGAACTTTTAATGGCTTTGATTAAGAGTATTGAAGAGAAAGATCCTTACACTGCAGGTCACGGTGAAAAAGTTGCAAAAATTGCTTCCGAGATAGCTTCAGAGCTTGGTTTTATAAAAAGAGAAGTAGAGTTGTTAAAAACTGCAGCAATTCTTCATGATATAGGAAAAATAGGTATTCCAGATTTAATAATTTTAAAAAGGGGTAAATTATCACCTGAGGAATATCTAATAATGAAGGAACATCCAAAAAAGGGTTATGAAATTTTGAAGCAAATAAATGAGTTTGAAGATACCGTAGCAAAATGGGTTTTACATCATCATGAAAGATGGGATGGGAAAGGATATCCTGATGGTTTGAAGGGCGAAGAAATTCCTTTAGAGGCGAGAATTTTAACTATAGCAGACGTGTACCATGCTTTAATAAGTAACAGACCATATCGAGACGCTTTGTCCAGAGAAAAAGCTTTAAATATTATTGAGGAGGAAGCGGGGAAAATTTTTGATCCACAATTAGTAAAAATTTTTATAAAATTAGCGAAAGAGGGGAGAATATGATTGTATATGTTTTTGCTGTTGCATTAGTGTTGTCAATATTTACGAAGAGGATTAAACATGTTATTCAAAGGAATTATAAGTTTTTCTATCTGTTTCCAGTTCCATTTGTTTTACAGTGGATACCACAGTATAGGGAAGTTTGGATGCCTTTGTCATTTGCCATTTTAGTAACTCTTCTTATCTTAAACAAGCATATTCCCGGCTTTAAGTTAATGACAGTAGGTACTATTTTAAATTCTTTTGTAATGTTAATAAATGGTTGGAAAATGCCGGTTTTGAGGGCTCTTGCTGATAAATATCAGCTACCAGTTGGGATGAGACATGTCCTTCTAGACAGTTTTTCTGCTAAACTTGTTTTAGGAGACTGGATCCCTATTATTCTTCCCTGGAAAGAAGTGTTTATAATAAGTGTAGGAGATATTTTCGTATACATTGGTGTTTTCCTTTTCTTTTTGAAAATACAAAAAGACAAATGAGAAATAAGTAATAGAATATTTTCCAAAAAAAGGGGCTTGGCCCCTTTTTATTTTATTGTTTTTTATTTGTGATAAAATTAGAATAGATTAAAGAGGGAGGAATAAAATGAAAATATTTGCACTTGATTCGTCTACAGAAAAAATAGTTATGGTATATAAAGATAATGAGAAAATATTGACATTCTCATATAAAGGTAAAGACAAACATGGAAAAAATATAGGTTTGTTATCTCAAAAATTAAAGGATTTAGGAATAGATTTTTATGGTTTAGATATAATTGGTGTTGGTATAGGTCCTGGAAGTATTACTGGTTTACGGGTTGGAATTTCTTTTGCGTTAGGATTGGGTTTAGGAAAAAAGATGGTTACAATTCCATCTACAAAAATTATTGCTGCAAATCTTTTAAATTGTGGTAAAAACATTGTAGTTGCTAGAAAAGCAAGGCAAGGTTATTTGTATGGAGCAGTCTATGACAGTAAGTTGAACGTTTTAATTGAACCATTTATAAATTCGATAGATGGGTTTAGGAAAGTCATTTCAAAGTGTTCTGATTATATAGTTATTGGTGATGGTTCAGAATTTTTGGAAGATAATGGTTTAAAAGATGATTTTAATTATCCGTCTCCTGAAAGACTTTTATATGTTTTTGAAAGGGAAATAGAAAGTGAAAACTTTGCTGAAACAGTGCAACCTTTGTATCTTCAAAAATCAATTGCTGAAATTAACTTTGAGAAGAGAAGAAAGGGTGAATAAGTTGGAAAAGTTAACCCCAATGATGAAACAATATATGGACATAAAGAAGAATTACAGTGATGCTATTTTACTTTTCAGATTAGGAGATTTTTATGAAGCTTTTTTTGAAGATGCAAAAGTTATTTCAAAAGTTTTAAATATAGTTTTGACTAAAAGGCAAAATGCTCCTATGGCGGGTATTCCGTATCATGCTCTCGATAATTATTTAAAGAAGCTTGTTGAAAGTGGTTATAAAGTGGCAATTTGTGAACAAATGGAAGATCCTTCGCAAGCAAAAGGAATTGTGAGAAGAGAAGTAACTCGCGTTGTTACTCCAGGAACATTGATCGAAGATGAAATGCTATCAACTGAAAATAACTATCTAATGGCTGTTGATTATTTTGATGGAACTTTTCATTCTATTCTTGTTGATGTATCTACTGGAGAGGTTTTAGTAAAAGAATTTGAAAGCTTGAGTTCGGTAATTGATTTTTTAAGAATAAACACAGTTTCACAAGTAATATGTCCGGAAAGTATTTTTGATGATTTAAAAAAAGAAATCCCAAATCTTTTTATAGAAAAACTCAATGATTGGTACTTTGAAGAAGCAGAAAAGAAGATAAAAGATACTTACAGAGTCGCCTCGATAGACCATTTTGAGTTAGGAAAAAGTTTGAGAATCTTTGGAGCGACAATAAAATATCTTGAATATACATTAATGGTAGACATCTCTTTGTCTGCACCCAAAAAAATTGAAGAAACTGATTGGATGATTCTTGATTCAAGGACAGTAGAAAATCTTTCTTTGATTCCCGGTGAACGTGGGAAAAATTTGTACGATATCTTAAACAAAACAAAGACCTCTATGGGGGCACGTTTGTTAAAAAAATGGATTCTCCAACCATTAAGAAACTTTGAAAAAATAATGGAGCGACAGAAGATAGTGGAAGCATTTTTTAATGATCGATTATTATTAAACGAGGTTCGCGAGTATTTAAATTCTATATATGACATAGAGCGTATTTTGACGAGACTTTCATACAAGAAGGCAACTCCAAAAGATTTGGTGTCTTTGAGATATTCTATAAGTGTAATTCCGAATATAATTTCTGCTCTTGAGACTAATGAAAAATTAGTGGAATTTTCAAGGAAAATTAAAACTTTTACTAATGTGGAAAAGTTGATTGAAAAGGCCATATTTGAAGAGCCTTCAAACACTCCTGGTGACGGGAAAGTAATAAAGGATGGCTTTTCTATTGAACTAGATGAATACAGGCAACTTCTTACGCATTCAAGCGATAAATTGAAAGAGTTTGAAATAAAAGAAAAGGAAAAAACAGGTATTCAGAAGTTAAAGATAGGCTATAACCAAGTTTTTGGTTATTATATAGAAGTACCAAAAGGTCAAATAAAAAATGTTCCAGATTATTTTATTAGAAAACAAACTCTTGTAAATTCTGAAAGATATATTACCCCGGAATTGAAAGAATTTGAAGATAAAATAATGTCTGCAAAAGAGAAAATAGAAATAATTGAAAAGAAAATTTTTGAAGATGTTTGTCAAGAAATTTCAAAATATATACCTGAAATAAAGCAGACTGCTGAATTAATTGCTCAATTAGATGTTTTAACTAATTTAGCTTATGTTTCCAGCTTATACGGTTATACCAAACCAGAATTTTCGAAAAATAAGTTTTTGATAAAAAAGGGAAGACATGCAGTAGTTGAGAGATACGTTTCAAACTTTATTCCCAATGACACATATATGGATGAAAATATAAGAATGTACATTATTACAGGTCCAAATATGAGTGGTAAAAGCACTTATATAAGACAGGTTGGTTTAATAACCTTGCTGGCACAGATTGGTTCTTTTGTACCAGCGGAATATGCAGTTCTTCCAATCTTTGATAGGATATTTACTAGAATAGGTGCAAGAGATGATATTTCCACTGGTAGAAGTACATTTCTTGTTGAAATGAATGAAGTTGCTTTAATCCTTTCAAAAGCCACTAAAGATAGTTTGGTTTTACTTGATGAAGTGGGAAGAGGTACAAGTACTTTTGACGGAATAAGCATTGCTTGGGCAATGAGTGAATATTTGTACAACGAGATAAAATGCAAAACAATGTTTGCGACACATTTTACGGAACTTACAGAACTTTCAGATGTCTATAATGGTATAAGGAATTTGACGATAAAGGTAGAAGAAACAAATAATGGTGTAGTATTTCTTTATGAAGTAATTGAAGGTGTGGCAGATAAAAGTTACGGTATTGAAGTCGCAGCTATTGCAGGAGTTCCAGGTGGAGTTGTTGAAAGAGCAAAAGAAATACTTAAGGTGATTACTGAAAAATCTGAATTAGAAAAGAAAGTACGTGTATTAAAAGAAGGTCAATTAAAGAAATTAGCTAGAAAATCAAAAATCTCAAAAGATCAAATTAGTATTTTTGAGGTAGGTGAAAATAATTGAAATTAGAGAATTTGTTGAGAAAAGAGATCACTCGTGTGGTTATATTTGGAGTATTATCAATGTTAATGTTAGTTTTGATTCTAAATTTTTATTTTGTAGAAAGAATAATTGAGAATGTTAAATATACAAATATCAACTATGCTTATAATTTATTTTTGCTTATTAAAGGAGTTTCTAAAAGTTTTGACAAAGACTTTCACGAATATTTAGAAGAAACTCTAGATAAAATAAGAAATGACGAAAAAAATGCTGATTTATATGTAAGTAAATTTGTATCTCTTTCATATGGGTACAAGATAGAAAAAATAGATAAAATTAAGTTTGATTCCTTGCAAGATTTTGAAAAAAAGAGATTAAATGAACCCATTGATTATTTCATTTATAAAAACGTGTTTTCAATGACTCTAGAGAAAATAGTTTATATAAGAGTCAATAACATCGTATATATCATTGATTTTACATTACCTTTAGATGAATTAAAGGTTTTTGTAGATTCAATAAGGAGATTGCAAAATTTGGATTTTATAAAATCATTTGGAATTTATTCAAATGATATGCAACCAATATTGGGGACTATTGATCAAATTTCAGATGAACAAAGAAAAATTTTTGAAAAAGTAGTTAAAACAGGTAAAATTGTGGAAGAAAAAAACAAAAGCAATGTAACAATTTATGCTATGTTTGATGAAGAAGATAAACATGAAAAATTTGGTCCAATTTTTGTGGTAATGAATTTAGATTTTTCAATAGTTTACAATCAAGCGTATAAGTATGGATATTTGTTTTTCATTGTGTTAATTATGTTTGGGATTTATATTAGATTTGTTTCCGTAAAATTTTCTAAACAAATAACCTTTCCATTTAGTAAAATTATTGGAAACATGAAGAATTTTTTAGATTCTCGTATATACGAACAGGTGGATCTACAAAATTCGAAAATTGATGAACTAAATGATCTTTTTTATAGTTACAACAAAATGGTCGAACAAACATCATCAGATATTGAATCACAAAAGGTATTAATTAAAGAAG
This is a stretch of genomic DNA from Thermosipho atlanticus DSM 15807. It encodes these proteins:
- a CDS encoding HD domain-containing phosphohydrolase codes for the protein MLMLVLILNFYFVERIIENVKYTNINYAYNLFLLIKGVSKSFDKDFHEYLEETLDKIRNDEKNADLYVSKFVSLSYGYKIEKIDKIKFDSLQDFEKKRLNEPIDYFIYKNVFSMTLEKIVYIRVNNIVYIIDFTLPLDELKVFVDSIRRLQNLDFIKSFGIYSNDMQPILGTIDQISDEQRKIFEKVVKTGKIVEEKNKSNVTIYAMFDEEDKHEKFGPIFVVMNLDFSIVYNQAYKYGYLFFIVLIMFGIYIRFVSVKFSKQITFPFSKIIGNMKNFLDSRIYEQVDLQNSKIDELNDLFYSYNKMVEQTSSDIESQKVLIKEVEEAYVHFATKLSEVAEIYDEQTGNHIERVGILSAFLALKLNLSKDFIKRIRIYAPLHDIGKIKIPRKILMKKSKLTDQEWELIKTHTIYGAELIGDKPHLKIARNIALYHHENYDGSGYPKGLKGNDIPIEAAIVKICDVYDALRSKRPYKDEMSHKEALKVIVQGDMKTNPKHFNPEVLKVFIENEKIIGELWDKVYRGINK
- a CDS encoding HD-GYP domain-containing protein, with the translated sequence MVLIFIEWKNRNLDFSNLNFLILILFFVLFEAIGINFQSFVSKKFGNSERTGLFFSTGVIISVLSAAILSPGLAALIPLIGYIFLRINVIFSKNYFYFLFNTSSLGIATYVTSKFLHFSFDFFGNNLYFGILFITFGSIIYFTLNVSFSIIFLFSIYETTSKELVDIVIGEGKFLNAFSTSINTLIIYVLYNYMGIFAIPISLFTLITIQLSNYYANKYRNAKIELLMALIKSIEEKDPYTAGHGEKVAKIASEIASELGFIKREVELLKTAAILHDIGKIGIPDLIILKRGKLSPEEYLIMKEHPKKGYEILKQINEFEDTVAKWVLHHHERWDGKGYPDGLKGEEIPLEARILTIADVYHALISNRPYRDALSREKALNIIEEEAGKIFDPQLVKIFIKLAKEGRI
- a CDS encoding DUF5317 domain-containing protein, whose translation is MIVYVFAVALVLSIFTKRIKHVIQRNYKFFYLFPVPFVLQWIPQYREVWMPLSFAILVTLLILNKHIPGFKLMTVGTILNSFVMLINGWKMPVLRALADKYQLPVGMRHVLLDSFSAKLVLGDWIPIILPWKEVFIISVGDIFVYIGVFLFFLKIQKDK
- the mutS gene encoding DNA mismatch repair protein MutS, translated to MMKQYMDIKKNYSDAILLFRLGDFYEAFFEDAKVISKVLNIVLTKRQNAPMAGIPYHALDNYLKKLVESGYKVAICEQMEDPSQAKGIVRREVTRVVTPGTLIEDEMLSTENNYLMAVDYFDGTFHSILVDVSTGEVLVKEFESLSSVIDFLRINTVSQVICPESIFDDLKKEIPNLFIEKLNDWYFEEAEKKIKDTYRVASIDHFELGKSLRIFGATIKYLEYTLMVDISLSAPKKIEETDWMILDSRTVENLSLIPGERGKNLYDILNKTKTSMGARLLKKWILQPLRNFEKIMERQKIVEAFFNDRLLLNEVREYLNSIYDIERILTRLSYKKATPKDLVSLRYSISVIPNIISALETNEKLVEFSRKIKTFTNVEKLIEKAIFEEPSNTPGDGKVIKDGFSIELDEYRQLLTHSSDKLKEFEIKEKEKTGIQKLKIGYNQVFGYYIEVPKGQIKNVPDYFIRKQTLVNSERYITPELKEFEDKIMSAKEKIEIIEKKIFEDVCQEISKYIPEIKQTAELIAQLDVLTNLAYVSSLYGYTKPEFSKNKFLIKKGRHAVVERYVSNFIPNDTYMDENIRMYIITGPNMSGKSTYIRQVGLITLLAQIGSFVPAEYAVLPIFDRIFTRIGARDDISTGRSTFLVEMNEVALILSKATKDSLVLLDEVGRGTSTFDGISIAWAMSEYLYNEIKCKTMFATHFTELTELSDVYNGIRNLTIKVEETNNGVVFLYEVIEGVADKSYGIEVAAIAGVPGGVVERAKEILKVITEKSELEKKVRVLKEGQLKKLARKSKISKDQISIFEVGENN
- the tsaB gene encoding tRNA (adenosine(37)-N6)-threonylcarbamoyltransferase complex dimerization subunit type 1 TsaB, producing the protein MKIFALDSSTEKIVMVYKDNEKILTFSYKGKDKHGKNIGLLSQKLKDLGIDFYGLDIIGVGIGPGSITGLRVGISFALGLGLGKKMVTIPSTKIIAANLLNCGKNIVVARKARQGYLYGAVYDSKLNVLIEPFINSIDGFRKVISKCSDYIVIGDGSEFLEDNGLKDDFNYPSPERLLYVFEREIESENFAETVQPLYLQKSIAEINFEKRRKGE